From one Molothrus aeneus isolate 106 chromosome 19, BPBGC_Maene_1.0, whole genome shotgun sequence genomic stretch:
- the STRBP gene encoding spermatid perinuclear RNA-binding protein isoform X4 yields MRSIRSFANDDRHVMVKHSTIYPSPEELEAVQNMVSTVECALKHVSDWMDEKNKSAKSEGDVEAKEEAAEGTAKDQGGRTLCGVMRIGLVAKGLLIKDDMDLELVLMCKEKPTKTLLCIVKDNLPAQIQKLTEEKYLVEEHVNEAAIVIHNTKEPKLTLKVILTSPLIRDEAEKKEGGQGKWTKIMCNCPSYSAGFVQQSPHMGTVERLGTCNRPLGAGEALRRVMECLASGILLPGGPGLHDPCEREPTDALSYMTVQQKEAITHSAQHALRLSAFGQIYKVLEMDPLPSNKSFQKYSWSVTDKEGTGSSALKRPFEDSVGDDKDPNKKMKRNLRKILDSKAIDLMNALMRLNQIRPGLQYKLLSQSGPVHAPVFTMSVDVDGTTYEASGPSKKTAKLHVAVKVLQAMGYPTGFDADVECVSSDEKSDTEGKNETTSSISSNNNTGNSTADTSATLEVRTQGPILTASGKNPVMELNEKRRGLKYELISETGGSHDKRFVMEVEVDGQKFRGAGPNKKVAKASAALAALEKLFSGPNAANNKKKKILPQTKGVVNTAVSAAVQAVRGRGRGALTRGAFVGAAAATGYITPGYGAPYGYSTAAPAYGLPKRMVLLPVMKFPTYPVPHYSFF; encoded by the exons ATG AGATCGATCCGATCTTTTGCTAATGACGACCGCCACGTAATGGTGAAACATTCAACCATTTATCCATCTCCAGAGGAGCTTGAAGCTGTCCAGAACATGGTCTCAACAGTAGAATGTGCCCTTAAGCATGTCTCTGACTGGATGGATGAAAAGAACAAGTCTGCAAAGAGCGAGGGTGATGTGGAAGCCAaggaggaagctgcagaagGCACTGCCAA GGATCAAGGTGGTCGGACGTTATGTGGTGTTATGAGAATTGGCTTGGTTGCAAAGGGCTTGCTGATCAAAGATGACATGGACCTGGAGCTGGTTCTCATGTGCAAAGAGAAACCCACAAAGACCTTGTTATGTATTGTTAAAGACAATCTCCCAGCTCAAATTCAG AAACTTACAGAAGAGAAGTATCTGGTGGAGGAGCATGTAAATGAGGCAGCTATTGTTATCCATAACACAAAGGAGCCCAAGCTCACTTTGAAGGTGATACTCACATCCCCTCTCATCCGAGATgaagcagagaagaaggaaggag gcCAGGGCAAATGGACTAAAATCATGTGTAATTGTCCTTCGTATTCTGCGGGATTTGTGCAACAGAGTCCCCACATGGGCACCGTTGAAAGGCTGG GTACTTGTAATAGACCTTTGGGCGCTGGGGAAGCGTTGCGACGAGTGATGGAGTGTTTGGCATCTGGAATTCTGCTTCCTG ggggcCCGGGGCTGCACGACCCCTGCGAGCGCGAGCCCACGGACGCTTTGTCTTACATGACAGTTCAGCAAAAAGAAGCCATTACACACAGTGCTCAG CACGCGCTCAGATTATCAGCCTTTGGGCAGATCTATAAAGTTTTGGAAATGGATCCCCTCCCATCAAATAAGTCatttcagaaatattcctgGTCAGTAACTGACAAAGAAG GTACAGGCTCATCTGCTCTGAAGAGACCGTTTGAAGACAGTGTCGGGGATGATAAAGATCCAAATAAAAAGATGAAGCGTAATCTGAGGAAAA TACTAGATAGTAAAGCAATAGATCTCATGAATGCTCTGATGAGGCTGAACCAAATCAGGCCAGGGCTTCAGTATAAGCTGCTGTCACAGTCTGGTCCAGTCCATGCCCCAGTCTTCACAATGTCTGTAGATGTTGATGGTACGACTTATGAAGCATCAGGACCTTCTAAGAAAACAGCCAAGCTCCATGTGGCAGTGAAG GTTTTACAAGCAATGGGGTATCCAACAGGTTTTGATGCAGATGTGGAGTGTGTAAGTTCTGATGAAAAATCAGATACTGAAGGTAAAAATGAAACAACGTCTTCAATCTCAAGCAATAATAATACTGGCAATTCCACAGCTGACACCTCCGCTACCCTAGAG GTAAGAACTCAGGGTCCCATACTCACAGCAAGTGGTAAAAACCCGGTGATGGAGCTCAATGAAAAGAGAAGAGGTCTGAAGTACGAGCTCATCTCCGAAACAGGGGGAAGCCATGACAAGCGCTTTGTGATGGAG GTAGAAGTAGATGGGCAGAAGTTCAGAGGTGCAGGCCCAAACAAGAAAGTAGCAAAAGCAAGTGCTGCATTAGCAGCACttgaaaaactgttttctggGCCTAATGCAGCaaataacaagaaaaagaagattcTTCCTCAG ACTAAAGGGGTTGTCAATACAGCTGTTTCTGCAGCAGTCCAGGCTGTTCGAGGCAGAGGACGAGGTGCTTTAACACGAGGGGCATTCgttggggcagctgctgctacTGGATACATAACACCAG GCTATGGAGCACCGTACGGATACAGCACAGCGGCACCAGCCTACG GTTTACCCAAGAGAATGGTTCTGTTACCAGTTATGAAATTCCCAACTTACCCCGTTCCCCACTACTCATTCTTTTAG
- the STRBP gene encoding spermatid perinuclear RNA-binding protein isoform X3 — MRSIRSFANDDRHVMVKHSTIYPSPEELEAVQNMVSTVECALKHVSDWMDEKNKSAKSEGDVEAKEEAAEGTAKDQGGRTLCGVMRIGLVAKGLLIKDDMDLELVLMCKEKPTKTLLCIVKDNLPAQIQKLTEEKYLVEEHVNEAAIVIHNTKEPKLTLKVILTSPLIRDEAEKKEGDNVAMKDPPDLLDRQKCLEALASLRHAKWFQARANGLKSCVIVLRILRDLCNRVPTWAPLKGWPLELICEKSIGTCNRPLGAGEALRRVMECLASGILLPGGPGLHDPCEREPTDALSYMTVQQKEAITHSAQHALRLSAFGQIYKVLEMDPLPSNKSFQKYSWSVTDKEGTGSSALKRPFEDSVGDDKDPNKKMKRNLRKILDSKAIDLMNALMRLNQIRPGLQYKLLSQSGPVHAPVFTMSVDVDGTTYEASGPSKKTAKLHVAVKVLQAMGYPTGFDADVECVSSDEKSDTEGKNETTSSISSNNNTGNSTADTSATLEVRTQGPILTASGKNPVMELNEKRRGLKYELISETGGSHDKRFVMEVEVDGQKFRGAGPNKKVAKASAALAALEKLFSGPNAANNKKKKILPQTKGVVNTAVSAAVQAVRGRGRGALTRGAFVGAAAATGYITPGYGAPYGYSTAAPAYGLPKRMVLLPVMKFPTYPVPHYSFF; from the exons ATG AGATCGATCCGATCTTTTGCTAATGACGACCGCCACGTAATGGTGAAACATTCAACCATTTATCCATCTCCAGAGGAGCTTGAAGCTGTCCAGAACATGGTCTCAACAGTAGAATGTGCCCTTAAGCATGTCTCTGACTGGATGGATGAAAAGAACAAGTCTGCAAAGAGCGAGGGTGATGTGGAAGCCAaggaggaagctgcagaagGCACTGCCAA GGATCAAGGTGGTCGGACGTTATGTGGTGTTATGAGAATTGGCTTGGTTGCAAAGGGCTTGCTGATCAAAGATGACATGGACCTGGAGCTGGTTCTCATGTGCAAAGAGAAACCCACAAAGACCTTGTTATGTATTGTTAAAGACAATCTCCCAGCTCAAATTCAG AAACTTACAGAAGAGAAGTATCTGGTGGAGGAGCATGTAAATGAGGCAGCTATTGTTATCCATAACACAAAGGAGCCCAAGCTCACTTTGAAGGTGATACTCACATCCCCTCTCATCCGAGATgaagcagagaagaaggaaggag ATAATGTTGCGATGAAAGATCCTCCGGACTTATTGGACAGGCAGAAATGCCTGGAGGCCTTGGCGTCTCTGCGGCACGCCAAATGGTTTCAG gcCAGGGCAAATGGACTAAAATCATGTGTAATTGTCCTTCGTATTCTGCGGGATTTGTGCAACAGAGTCCCCACATGGGCACCGTTGAAAGGCTGG CCACTCGAGCTTATATGTGAAAAATCTATAGGTACTTGTAATAGACCTTTGGGCGCTGGGGAAGCGTTGCGACGAGTGATGGAGTGTTTGGCATCTGGAATTCTGCTTCCTG ggggcCCGGGGCTGCACGACCCCTGCGAGCGCGAGCCCACGGACGCTTTGTCTTACATGACAGTTCAGCAAAAAGAAGCCATTACACACAGTGCTCAG CACGCGCTCAGATTATCAGCCTTTGGGCAGATCTATAAAGTTTTGGAAATGGATCCCCTCCCATCAAATAAGTCatttcagaaatattcctgGTCAGTAACTGACAAAGAAG GTACAGGCTCATCTGCTCTGAAGAGACCGTTTGAAGACAGTGTCGGGGATGATAAAGATCCAAATAAAAAGATGAAGCGTAATCTGAGGAAAA TACTAGATAGTAAAGCAATAGATCTCATGAATGCTCTGATGAGGCTGAACCAAATCAGGCCAGGGCTTCAGTATAAGCTGCTGTCACAGTCTGGTCCAGTCCATGCCCCAGTCTTCACAATGTCTGTAGATGTTGATGGTACGACTTATGAAGCATCAGGACCTTCTAAGAAAACAGCCAAGCTCCATGTGGCAGTGAAG GTTTTACAAGCAATGGGGTATCCAACAGGTTTTGATGCAGATGTGGAGTGTGTAAGTTCTGATGAAAAATCAGATACTGAAGGTAAAAATGAAACAACGTCTTCAATCTCAAGCAATAATAATACTGGCAATTCCACAGCTGACACCTCCGCTACCCTAGAG GTAAGAACTCAGGGTCCCATACTCACAGCAAGTGGTAAAAACCCGGTGATGGAGCTCAATGAAAAGAGAAGAGGTCTGAAGTACGAGCTCATCTCCGAAACAGGGGGAAGCCATGACAAGCGCTTTGTGATGGAG GTAGAAGTAGATGGGCAGAAGTTCAGAGGTGCAGGCCCAAACAAGAAAGTAGCAAAAGCAAGTGCTGCATTAGCAGCACttgaaaaactgttttctggGCCTAATGCAGCaaataacaagaaaaagaagattcTTCCTCAG ACTAAAGGGGTTGTCAATACAGCTGTTTCTGCAGCAGTCCAGGCTGTTCGAGGCAGAGGACGAGGTGCTTTAACACGAGGGGCATTCgttggggcagctgctgctacTGGATACATAACACCAG GCTATGGAGCACCGTACGGATACAGCACAGCGGCACCAGCCTACG GTTTACCCAAGAGAATGGTTCTGTTACCAGTTATGAAATTCCCAACTTACCCCGTTCCCCACTACTCATTCTTTTAG
- the STRBP gene encoding spermatid perinuclear RNA-binding protein isoform X2, with protein MRSIRSFANDDRHVMVKHSTIYPSPEELEAVQNMVSTVECALKHVSDWMDEKNKSAKSEGDVEAKEEAAEGTAKDQGGRTLCGVMRIGLVAKGLLIKDDMDLELVLMCKEKPTKTLLCIVKDNLPAQIQKLTEEKYLVEEHVNEAAIVIHNTKEPKLTLKVILTSPLIRDEAEKKEGVDNVAMKDPPDLLDRQKCLEALASLRHAKWFQARANGLKSCVIVLRILRDLCNRVPTWAPLKGWPLELICEKSIGTCNRPLGAGEALRRVMECLASGILLPGGPGLHDPCEREPTDALSYMTVQQKEAITHSAQHALRLSAFGQIYKVLEMDPLPSNKSFQKYSWSVTDKEGTGSSALKRPFEDSVGDDKDPNKKMKRNLRKILDSKAIDLMNALMRLNQIRPGLQYKLLSQSGPVHAPVFTMSVDVDGTTYEASGPSKKTAKLHVAVKVLQAMGYPTGFDADVECVSSDEKSDTEGKNETTSSISSNNNTGNSTADTSATLEVRTQGPILTASGKNPVMELNEKRRGLKYELISETGGSHDKRFVMEVEVDGQKFRGAGPNKKVAKASAALAALEKLFSGPNAANNKKKKILPQTKGVVNTAVSAAVQAVRGRGRGALTRGAFVGAAAATGYITPGYGAPYGYSTAAPAYGLPKRMVLLPVMKFPTYPVPHYSFF; from the exons ATG AGATCGATCCGATCTTTTGCTAATGACGACCGCCACGTAATGGTGAAACATTCAACCATTTATCCATCTCCAGAGGAGCTTGAAGCTGTCCAGAACATGGTCTCAACAGTAGAATGTGCCCTTAAGCATGTCTCTGACTGGATGGATGAAAAGAACAAGTCTGCAAAGAGCGAGGGTGATGTGGAAGCCAaggaggaagctgcagaagGCACTGCCAA GGATCAAGGTGGTCGGACGTTATGTGGTGTTATGAGAATTGGCTTGGTTGCAAAGGGCTTGCTGATCAAAGATGACATGGACCTGGAGCTGGTTCTCATGTGCAAAGAGAAACCCACAAAGACCTTGTTATGTATTGTTAAAGACAATCTCCCAGCTCAAATTCAG AAACTTACAGAAGAGAAGTATCTGGTGGAGGAGCATGTAAATGAGGCAGCTATTGTTATCCATAACACAAAGGAGCCCAAGCTCACTTTGAAGGTGATACTCACATCCCCTCTCATCCGAGATgaagcagagaagaaggaaggag TAGATAATGTTGCGATGAAAGATCCTCCGGACTTATTGGACAGGCAGAAATGCCTGGAGGCCTTGGCGTCTCTGCGGCACGCCAAATGGTTTCAG gcCAGGGCAAATGGACTAAAATCATGTGTAATTGTCCTTCGTATTCTGCGGGATTTGTGCAACAGAGTCCCCACATGGGCACCGTTGAAAGGCTGG CCACTCGAGCTTATATGTGAAAAATCTATAGGTACTTGTAATAGACCTTTGGGCGCTGGGGAAGCGTTGCGACGAGTGATGGAGTGTTTGGCATCTGGAATTCTGCTTCCTG ggggcCCGGGGCTGCACGACCCCTGCGAGCGCGAGCCCACGGACGCTTTGTCTTACATGACAGTTCAGCAAAAAGAAGCCATTACACACAGTGCTCAG CACGCGCTCAGATTATCAGCCTTTGGGCAGATCTATAAAGTTTTGGAAATGGATCCCCTCCCATCAAATAAGTCatttcagaaatattcctgGTCAGTAACTGACAAAGAAG GTACAGGCTCATCTGCTCTGAAGAGACCGTTTGAAGACAGTGTCGGGGATGATAAAGATCCAAATAAAAAGATGAAGCGTAATCTGAGGAAAA TACTAGATAGTAAAGCAATAGATCTCATGAATGCTCTGATGAGGCTGAACCAAATCAGGCCAGGGCTTCAGTATAAGCTGCTGTCACAGTCTGGTCCAGTCCATGCCCCAGTCTTCACAATGTCTGTAGATGTTGATGGTACGACTTATGAAGCATCAGGACCTTCTAAGAAAACAGCCAAGCTCCATGTGGCAGTGAAG GTTTTACAAGCAATGGGGTATCCAACAGGTTTTGATGCAGATGTGGAGTGTGTAAGTTCTGATGAAAAATCAGATACTGAAGGTAAAAATGAAACAACGTCTTCAATCTCAAGCAATAATAATACTGGCAATTCCACAGCTGACACCTCCGCTACCCTAGAG GTAAGAACTCAGGGTCCCATACTCACAGCAAGTGGTAAAAACCCGGTGATGGAGCTCAATGAAAAGAGAAGAGGTCTGAAGTACGAGCTCATCTCCGAAACAGGGGGAAGCCATGACAAGCGCTTTGTGATGGAG GTAGAAGTAGATGGGCAGAAGTTCAGAGGTGCAGGCCCAAACAAGAAAGTAGCAAAAGCAAGTGCTGCATTAGCAGCACttgaaaaactgttttctggGCCTAATGCAGCaaataacaagaaaaagaagattcTTCCTCAG ACTAAAGGGGTTGTCAATACAGCTGTTTCTGCAGCAGTCCAGGCTGTTCGAGGCAGAGGACGAGGTGCTTTAACACGAGGGGCATTCgttggggcagctgctgctacTGGATACATAACACCAG GCTATGGAGCACCGTACGGATACAGCACAGCGGCACCAGCCTACG GTTTACCCAAGAGAATGGTTCTGTTACCAGTTATGAAATTCCCAACTTACCCCGTTCCCCACTACTCATTCTTTTAG
- the STRBP gene encoding spermatid perinuclear RNA-binding protein isoform X1, whose protein sequence is MRSIRSFANDDRHVMVKHSTIYPSPEELEAVQNMVSTVECALKHVSDWMDEKNKSAKSEGDVEAKEEAAEGTAKDQGGRTLCGVMRIGLVAKGLLIKDDMDLELVLMCKEKPTKTLLCIVKDNLPAQIQKLTEEKYLVEEHVNEAAIVIHNTKEPKLTLKVILTSPLIRDEAEKKEGVDNVAMKDPPDLLDRQKCLEALASLRHAKWFQARANGLKSCVIVLRILRDLCNRVPTWAPLKGWPLELICEKSIGTCNRPLGAGEALRRVMECLASGILLPGGPGLHDPCEREPTDALSYMTVQQKEAITHSAQHALRLSAFGQIYKVLEMDPLPSNKSFQKYSWSVTDKEGTGSSALKRPFEDSVGDDKDPNKKMKRNLRKILDSKAIDLMNALMRLNQIRPGLQYKLLSQSGPVHAPVFTMSVDVDGTTYEASGPSKKTAKLHVAVKVLQAMGYPTGFDADVECVSSDEKSDTEGKNETTSSISSNNNTGNSTADTSATLEVRTQGPILTASGKNPVMELNEKRRGLKYELISETGGSHDKRFVMEVEVDGQKFRGAGPNKKVAKASAALAALEKLFSGPNAANNKKKKILPQTKGVVNTAVSAAVQAVRGRGRGALTRGAFVGAAAATGYITPGYGAPYGYSTAAPAYGTYSPVINTLEIMQKLLWQSKCGSPRRNSKRFKLLNHDNNTTFMP, encoded by the exons ATG AGATCGATCCGATCTTTTGCTAATGACGACCGCCACGTAATGGTGAAACATTCAACCATTTATCCATCTCCAGAGGAGCTTGAAGCTGTCCAGAACATGGTCTCAACAGTAGAATGTGCCCTTAAGCATGTCTCTGACTGGATGGATGAAAAGAACAAGTCTGCAAAGAGCGAGGGTGATGTGGAAGCCAaggaggaagctgcagaagGCACTGCCAA GGATCAAGGTGGTCGGACGTTATGTGGTGTTATGAGAATTGGCTTGGTTGCAAAGGGCTTGCTGATCAAAGATGACATGGACCTGGAGCTGGTTCTCATGTGCAAAGAGAAACCCACAAAGACCTTGTTATGTATTGTTAAAGACAATCTCCCAGCTCAAATTCAG AAACTTACAGAAGAGAAGTATCTGGTGGAGGAGCATGTAAATGAGGCAGCTATTGTTATCCATAACACAAAGGAGCCCAAGCTCACTTTGAAGGTGATACTCACATCCCCTCTCATCCGAGATgaagcagagaagaaggaaggag TAGATAATGTTGCGATGAAAGATCCTCCGGACTTATTGGACAGGCAGAAATGCCTGGAGGCCTTGGCGTCTCTGCGGCACGCCAAATGGTTTCAG gcCAGGGCAAATGGACTAAAATCATGTGTAATTGTCCTTCGTATTCTGCGGGATTTGTGCAACAGAGTCCCCACATGGGCACCGTTGAAAGGCTGG CCACTCGAGCTTATATGTGAAAAATCTATAGGTACTTGTAATAGACCTTTGGGCGCTGGGGAAGCGTTGCGACGAGTGATGGAGTGTTTGGCATCTGGAATTCTGCTTCCTG ggggcCCGGGGCTGCACGACCCCTGCGAGCGCGAGCCCACGGACGCTTTGTCTTACATGACAGTTCAGCAAAAAGAAGCCATTACACACAGTGCTCAG CACGCGCTCAGATTATCAGCCTTTGGGCAGATCTATAAAGTTTTGGAAATGGATCCCCTCCCATCAAATAAGTCatttcagaaatattcctgGTCAGTAACTGACAAAGAAG GTACAGGCTCATCTGCTCTGAAGAGACCGTTTGAAGACAGTGTCGGGGATGATAAAGATCCAAATAAAAAGATGAAGCGTAATCTGAGGAAAA TACTAGATAGTAAAGCAATAGATCTCATGAATGCTCTGATGAGGCTGAACCAAATCAGGCCAGGGCTTCAGTATAAGCTGCTGTCACAGTCTGGTCCAGTCCATGCCCCAGTCTTCACAATGTCTGTAGATGTTGATGGTACGACTTATGAAGCATCAGGACCTTCTAAGAAAACAGCCAAGCTCCATGTGGCAGTGAAG GTTTTACAAGCAATGGGGTATCCAACAGGTTTTGATGCAGATGTGGAGTGTGTAAGTTCTGATGAAAAATCAGATACTGAAGGTAAAAATGAAACAACGTCTTCAATCTCAAGCAATAATAATACTGGCAATTCCACAGCTGACACCTCCGCTACCCTAGAG GTAAGAACTCAGGGTCCCATACTCACAGCAAGTGGTAAAAACCCGGTGATGGAGCTCAATGAAAAGAGAAGAGGTCTGAAGTACGAGCTCATCTCCGAAACAGGGGGAAGCCATGACAAGCGCTTTGTGATGGAG GTAGAAGTAGATGGGCAGAAGTTCAGAGGTGCAGGCCCAAACAAGAAAGTAGCAAAAGCAAGTGCTGCATTAGCAGCACttgaaaaactgttttctggGCCTAATGCAGCaaataacaagaaaaagaagattcTTCCTCAG ACTAAAGGGGTTGTCAATACAGCTGTTTCTGCAGCAGTCCAGGCTGTTCGAGGCAGAGGACGAGGTGCTTTAACACGAGGGGCATTCgttggggcagctgctgctacTGGATACATAACACCAG GCTATGGAGCACCGTACGGATACAGCACAGCGGCACCAGCCTACGGTACGTACAGCCCTGTAATTAACACCTTAGAAATTATGCAGAAACTGTTGTGGCAATCCAAATGTGGCAGTCCAAGGAGAAATTCAAAGAGATTTAAGCTCTTAAACCATGACAACAACACCACTTTTATGCCATAA